The following nucleotide sequence is from Eschrichtius robustus isolate mEscRob2 chromosome 10, mEscRob2.pri, whole genome shotgun sequence.
tgctctgcggcatgtgggatcttcccggaccagggctcgaacccgtgtcccctgcattggcaggtggattcttaaccactgcgccaccagggaagtccctgagaaaaGTCTTTATCCCTACCTCCTGACACATTTCTTGGCCCCCAGGGGACTCGTGGAGCGTCTGGAGAATGACACACTGCTGGTAGTGACTGGGGACCATGGGATGACCACGAGTGGGAACCATGGAGGGGACAGTGAGCTGGAGACCTCAGCTGCACTTTTTCTGTATAGTCCCACAGCCCTCTTCCCCAGCGCCCCACCAGAGGTGAGGCCTGAGGTGTGCTTTGTGTGGTTTTCCGCTATTCAATCCACATCATAATCGTAGCATCCTTGTGGATCCCTCCATTTTAAGCCCCCAAATTCATAACCCTGGGCATCCCCCATTCTTATTTCCTACCTAGGCTCCTATGTCTTCCATCCTAAACACTGACCTCAGCTCTTTGTTGAACCCGTTGACCCCTGTCCTTGTTCTCTAGGAGCCAGAGGTAATTCCTCAAATCAGCCTTGTGCCTACGCTGGCCCTGCTGTTGGGCCTGCCCATCCCATTTGGGAACATCGGGGAGGTGATAGCTGAGGTGTTCTCAGAGGTCGAAGACTCCCAGCCTCACTCTTCTACTCtggcccaagcctcagctctccatctcaatgccCAGCAGGTAGGTAATGGGCTGGGCTTCCAGGTGACAGAGTTAGGTTGAGCATGGGAGAAGCATAATGACCCACTCTGTTGTCCTTTGTTCAGTCTTAATATCACATTCCATAGCCAAgtactccctctctccctgtcctggACGGAGTTTGGGTCCCTGATTTCTAGGTACCCCATATGGTAATACCTGTCCTTGCCTGTGTCCCAGTTCACGTCTCTGAGCTTTTCCCCTTGGTTTCTGATCTTTTCTGCCAGGTGTCCCGATTTCTTCACACCTACTCAACTGCTGCTCAGGACCTCCAAGTTAAGGAGCTTCATCGACTGCAGAACCTCTTCTCCAAGGCTTCTGCTGACTACCAGCGGCTTCTGCAGAGCCCCCAGGGGGCTGAGGCAGCACTACAGACTGTGATTACTGAGCTGCAGCAGTTCCTGCGGGGAGTTCGGGCCATGTGCATTGAGTCTTGGGCTCGTTTTTCTCTGGTCCGCATGGCAGGGGGTGCTGCTCTCTTGGCTGCTACCTGCTTTCTTTGCCTACTGGTATCCCAGTGGGCAACATCCCCAGGCTTCTGTTTCCGCCCTCTCTTAATACCCATGGCCTGGGGTTTGACTGGGGCCGTAGTGTGTGCTGGACTCCTGGCAACTACTGGGCTGAAGCTGGATTCAGTGGTTCTAGGGGCCATGGCTGCAGTGGGCTCACTTCTGCCTTTTCTGTGGAAAGCCTGGGCTGGCTGGGGAGCTAAGAGGCCCCTGGCAGCCCTGCTTCCCATGCCTGGGCCTGTCCTGTTACTCCTGCTCATTCGCTTTGCTGGTTTCTTCTCTGATAGCTTTGTTATAGCCGAGGCCAGGGCCGCCCCCTTCCTTTTGATCTCACTCATCTTGCTCCTGGTTGCCCAGCTTCACTGGGAGGGCAAGCTGCTGCCACCTAAGCTACTCACAATACCTCGCCTTGGCTTTCTGACCCCAGCAGGCCCCCCACGTCACAATGGCACGCATGCCCTGGGGCTTGGAGTTGGGTTGCTTTTATGTATAAGGCTAGCTGGGCTTTTTCATCGATGCCCTGAAGAGACGCCTGCTTGCAGCTCCTCTCCCTGGCTGAGTCCCCTGGCATCCATGGTGGGTGGTCGAGCCAAGAATGTGTGGTATGGAGCTTGTGTGGGGGCGCTGGCGGCCCTGTTAGCTGCCGTGCGCCTGTGGCTTCGCCGCTATGGTAATCTCAAGAGCCCTGAGCCCCCTGTGCTCTTTGTGCGCTGGGGGCTGCCGCTGATGGGACTAGGCACTGCCGCCTACTGGGCCTTGGCATCAGGGGCGGATGAAGCACCCCCACGTCTCCGGGCCCTGGTCGCTGGGGCATCAGTTATGTTACCTAGGGCTGTGGCCGGGTTGGCTGCTTCAGGGCTCATGCTGCTGCTCTGGAGGCCTGTGACGGTGCTGGTGAAAGCTGCAACGGGTGCTCCACGGACCAGGACTGTCCTCACTCCCTTCTCAGGCCCCCCCACTTCTCAGGCTGACCTGGATTATGTGGTTCCTCAAATCTACCGACACATGCAGGAGGAGTTCCGGGGCCGGCTAGAGAGGACCAAATCTCAGGGCCCCCTGACGGTGGCCGCCTATCAGTTGGGGAGTGTCTACTCAGCTGCTATGGTCACGGCCCTCACCCTCTTGGCCTTTCCACTTCTGCTATTGCATGCAGAGCGCATTAGCCTTGTGTTCCTGCTTCTGTTTCTGCAGAGCTTCCTTCTCCTGCATCTGCTTGCTGCTGGGATACCCATCACCACCCCTGGTAAATACATATCTCAGCCCTGATTCATCCAGGGACAGTAGTGATGTGAATTCAGCCCTTCTTATTTTCAGGGAGGTGTTGCTCCTCAGGTTCTTCACCTTGATACAGAGTCTCACGCCCCAACAGTTGAGAGGGTCTTCCTGATGTCCTGTCTCTTATCTGCTGTAGCCAAGCTAATTGATCCCTCCCACTGGCTTTCAGGGCCAGCAGGGTTCATGGAGGAGGGAGACAAACAGTACTCCAAGACTCAATTCTTATGGAAATGCTGCATCCTCGTGAGCGCATTTCCTGATTCTCCAGTGATGAGAGTGGTGAATTACAAGTATATTCACCACTCATAGTGAGCTGTGTGTATATGAGAGAAAGAGGCTGACCACAGATTAGAGCAATGGGGCTTTGTGCCACGGAGGGAATTAGAATAACAGAGTGTTGACTATTAGAAGCTTGGAGTGATGGGCATGCTCGTGTGTAAGAGACAGCACTGAGGTAGTAGGTGTATATGATCTTGGGGCAGTGGGCTGTGGGTTAGGGAGTGAGACGTGACTGTAAAGAGGCATATCTCTTCCCCCAGGTCCTTTTACTGTGCCTTGGCAGGCAGTCTCTGCTTGGGCCTTCATGGCAACACAGACCTTCTATTCCACGGGTCACCAGCCCGTCTTTCCAGCTATCCATTGGCATGCTGCCTTCGTGGGAGTCCCAGAGGGTCATGACTTTACCTGGCTGTCTGCTTTGCTGGTGGGAGCCAACACCTTTGCCTCCCATATCCTCTTTGCAGGTACCTCCTCATTCCTCCCTTGCTTCCATTGTTTACTCTGGCTTCGTGGAAGGAAAGGAAACCCCAGGATTTGAGTGGGGAAATGTGATTTTGTTAGATCTTGGGCACCCCTTGGCCTTTGCTAATTGGAGGCTGAGCCAACTAGGGTAGTTGGGGGCCAGGGTGGCCTGGTCCCTGGGTCCTCCATTGATTCTAGCCCTGCCTTCCTCTGAGGCAGTAGGTTGCCCATTGCTCCTgctctggccctttctctgtgAGAGTCAAGGGCCCCGGAAGAGGCGGCAGCCCCCAGGGAATGAAGCTGAGGCCAGAGTCAggcctgaggaggaggaggagccactGAGGGAGATGCGGCTCCGGGATGCGCCTCACCACTTCAATGCAGCGCTGCTGCAGCTGGGCCTCAAGTACCTCTTTGTCCTTGGTATTCAGGTGGGTGCAGGGGAGAGATCATGGAGTtagttttctcatgcatgtacaTCACATTCTTTCACACTTTGCCAAAACCCTAGGAGAGAGCCTTGACCGAGGTGTAGATAAGTGAAGTGATTGCCCAAAGGCCAGTGGCCTCAAATGGCAGTATTAAGACTTGAACCTGGGTCTCCTTCATCCTAGTCTTGGATTGTTTCCTCTCTACAAGCTAGATCTGGACCTGATGGTTGCATCCGGGGATTACTCCATTAGTGGACAGACTGGAAAAGCTGAGGTGGTGGCCGGGATTCTTTCCCAAGCTGTGATCGTTGATCTTCTTTTCCTTCAGAGGCAGAAGGTGTGACTCTGACATTCCCTCCACCCTGGGAGGCAGAGCCTGAGTGTCAGTGGCACAGATGAATagtgcttgcccaaggtcacactgcaagTCGTGGTTGGGCCAGGAAAAGAATCAGGTCTCCTAACTCCTAGCCCAGGGTTTTTTCCCACTGACACACACTACTTTCCTTCCCCTTCCATTCTTCACAGGGACCTGCAGCAGTTCTCTGTTTGACCtgcttcctcctccccttccttaaTAACTTgacccctcctctcttcccttagATTTTGGCCTGTGCCTTGGCAGCCTCCATCCTCCGCAGGCATCTCATGGTCTGGAAGGTGTTTGCCCCCAAGTGAGTGGATTTGCTTGAGAAGTAttggtgtgggggagggggaagcttggAGCAAACAATGAACATCCAGAGTGGACAAGGTTTCGCCTCAGCAGGGAAAAGGCTCTAGGCCTCCTGTCTGTGTCCTTTGAGATTCTCTACCTTTCTTTGCAGGTTCATTTTTGAGGCCATGGGCTTCATTGTGAGCAGCGTGGGACTTTGCCTGGGCATAGCTTTGGTGATGCGAGTGGATGGTGCTGTGAGCTCCTGGTTCAGGCAGTTAGTTCTGGCCCAGCAGAAAGCTGGAGAACAGTCTAGCCTGGTCTATACGGGTGCTGGATCATCTGCAAGAGAGGCTCAGTCACACCTCTTACCACCGTGCAGCCAGGATCTACTGGCATCTGGGacttcattattttataattcaaAATCATAGTGGAGCCTAATCCGTAACTCCTGCTTTGGATACATCTGAGAGACTGAGGGGCTGCCTCCGAAGTGGAATAAAATAATGATGTAAATATGTGTGTCTGAGGTGTGGGGGAGCCCCCACTGTCCTGTAGGGGATATGAGGAGGGTCAGTCTCCCCTCATCCAGGCACAGATGGGATCAGCCGTCTTATGGAGACCTGGCCACATCTGAGAACCGCTGGGAGGTGGTTGGAGTTGTCTGAATTCACTTCTCCCAACTCTTCCCAAATCACTACTGTTATTCCACCTGCCATTTTCCTTTGCCATggaacatattttattaaattcttttGCTTTGGCTGATAACACAGATGGCTGAAAAGACAGGCCCAGGCATCATGGAGCACACAGACTTTCACTGTCTAAAGCCCCAATAGTGCTGTATCTCCTCCTCCTCAactgtgtcctttcatttcagaaCACCCTTCGCCCTTCACGTCTGTGGAGGCTTCCCTGGTTTCCCAACCTGTGCTGCCTTTTATCAGACCTACTCACCCATCTAACACACCTTGTCCCATTGATTATTCCTGACTTGAAGCCAAAATTGTATGAATCTAATGCTCCTCACACGTCTCCTGTgccctccatccacctcactactccTGTGTCATGTTGAAGTGCTGGCATGAAATCCTCATGGAAACATCCATCAAAGAAGTGGGGAAGAGGTTCTGAGAAGGGTCAGGACTGGGGTTTGAGGTTTGAGGGTGCCCAGGACAGGAAGAGATGAGACCACTGAAAGATGacgtatatgatttgcaaataatttctcccatttgtgacttttgagttttcttttatttctttttttattgaggtataattgacatctttgaattttctttttttcccagtttattgagatataattgacatacatcactggaTATGTTTAAGGTGTCCAGCATAACAGTTTGACTTACATCTTTGaattttcttgatggtgtctttGTAGCacaagagtttttaattttaatgaagtccaatttatccattttgagttgactttATAGTTGGCAAGTGTCGCAGCTTGTTTCTTCTTTGCTTACGGATCTCCAATTCTCCTACCTCCATATGTTGAAAGGACTGGGCAGGTATATTTGAGcagggcaggctgcacaggcacAGGGCTGCGCTGCCAGCTAGTCGGACTGCATGTGGTTGAGCAGACTGTGGTGAGCGTGTTGGTGCTCCATGGTGAGCAGAGATAGGATGGGCCGATTACCGAGGGCCTCGGTCTCAGGTCAGTTCTTTTTGAAGACACTTCTGGGGCTGGACCTTTCGTGGCGGCTCCCGGCGGTACTACAACTCCCAGCGTGCATCGCGCGGGCCAGCCCTCCGCGGCGGGGTAAATCCCCGGCCGACCTGGATGTGTGGCGGCGAGGGAAGGGCTGATCCGCGGGTTCCGGGTTTTTGAGGTCGACTTAAGGCTTTGGCCTCCGCGAGGGCTGAGCAGCGGAACGGCGAGCCGTAAGACCTACCCACTCAGACACGCCCCCGGTCTCTGGCCcgcctctgccttcctctctggTCTGGCCCCGACTCGTTTCTTCTTCCAGTTTCCCGCGGGGAGTAACCCTTGAAGACGACCAACCGCAGCCGAGCATTTTGCCGGCCGGGCCAATCAGAGGCGCGGGTGGAAGAGGCGGAGGTAGAATCCCGGCCAGGCGGCCGGTGGGGTGTCCGTTTCTCCCGGAAAGGGTAGGCCGCCCCGGCTGGAACCCCGAGGGGAGCAAAGGAGCCTTGGCGGGGTGCGGAAGTGTACGGGCCTCTCCGCTCTCAGTGGGGCGTCGGAGGGGCCAGGCTTACCCTTCAGCGGCCCCCTTCAGGTGTCTGGGCCCAGCCTCGGCCGCCATGGCTCACAGGACCCCTCCGGGCTCTTCAGCCTCTCACGCCAGCTGCCTGGACCTGTGGAGGGAAAAGAATGACCAACTAGTTCAACAGGCCAAGGTAACGCGGTTGCTGGGACCCTCTCTTTGCAACCCCAAAATACCAGGAAAGGGGTATGCAGTGGATTTACCCTGGCCGATGGGGAGGGGCTGAGCGTGACCTCCCCTAAAGAGCCAGAAATGGCTGGAGAACGACATCCCTTGCCACAGCtgcaaggggagagggaaggactgtACCCCACCCCACATTTGTTAGGTTGCTCAGGACTCAGGTCTGTCTCCGAGGCGACAGCAGTTGGCTCAAGATGCACTGGAAGGGCTCCGGGGACTCCTCCATAGTCTACAGGGTAAGTAGCGCTCTCCCCAGGATGGTCACTCCCCTCCTCCACAGCCAGAGACCAGTTCCTCTTCTGCATTTCTGGGATCGAGGAGATTACTCAGGGGGTAAGGTGTTCTGTTTAAGGCACAGACAGGACTGGAATGGAATCGTTTTTATACAGGTGAATCTCTCTCcttactcacacacacacacacacacacacagcagcagcagcatttgaAGAAGTGGTCTCCAGGATGGTCTATTTGGAAAACCTTCTGCGCTTTCCAAATTCTCTGTCCAAAGggtggattctttttcttttttcttttttttggctgcgttgggtctttgttgctacgtgcgggccctctccagttgcagcgagtgggggccactcttcgttgtggtgcgcgggcccctcattgcggtggcttctcttgttgtggagcacgggctttaggtgcgcaggcttcagtagttgtggctcgcgggctcagtagttgtggctcgcaggctctggagcgcaggctcggcAGCTGTGGCatacaggcctagttgctccgcggcatgtgggatcctcccggaccagggctcgaacccgtgtcccctacattggcaggcggattcttaaccactgcgccagcagggaagtctccAAAGGGTGGGTTCTTTATTGAGGCCATTTTGGTTGGGGTGGGGTGATCTCTTTCACCTGAGAGTGGTCTGTGAGACCAGCATTTGTTGCTCCAGGGCTCCCTGCGGCTGTTTCTGTTCTCCCCTTGGAACTGACTGTCATCTGCAATTTCATTACCCTGAGGGCAAGCCTGGCCCAGGGTTTCACTGAGGACCTGGCACAGGATATCCAGCAGGGCCTAGAGAGAGGTGAGGGCCAGAGATTGCCTTCCATGCCCCTGCCAGCCTCAGGCTGGGCTTAAGTTCTTGCAAGGGGGATAGGAGGAGCAACATAATCTGTCACCTCCACGGAGATGCCCTTCTCTGATCCTCCATGTGCTCCTCGGACCAGGAGCGCCTTTGTGACCTTTGGGCTCCTGCAGAGAAGAAAAGCCAGAGATGAGGTCCCACCtcagctgtatgtgtgtgtatactctacagtgctggagacccaggagcagCTGAAGGCCAGGCTGGAACATGGGCTCAGGGGGCTGTGGGACTCCGTCCTCCATGTTTCCTCCCTTCTGCCGGAGCTGCTCCCTGCCCTTCACCACCTTGCTGGCCTGCAGGCTTCCCTTTGGCTGAGCACTGACCGTCTTGGGGACCTGACCTTGCTGCTGCAGACCCTGAATGTTAGCCAGGTAATTCAGGCAGTGATCTGGACCTAAGggtctctttcctcctcccacccttcctagcTGCAGTATCATCATTATGTGTTGGAAAGGCTGTTGGGTTGGTGTTCAGAAGACCCAGGTTTTCTCAGGGACTCTTAGGTGACCTTGCTCTGGTTTGTTCCTCATTGGAGGGGTTCTCTTGGGAGCTTGATTATCTTGGGTAGAATTAGAGCTCTCGTGACCTTGCTGAAGTCACCTCCCAGTCTCAGTCTTTTCATCAGTAACCCAAACATGGTCGTTGCCCTGTGTCCTCGTGGGCTGATCCTGAGTGAGGAGACTCATTAAAATAGATCATCTCTGCCCcaggtttttcttcctccctttatccTTGCCTCACAGCTATCGATCTCTTAGAATTGAGGGAACAAGAATCAGGAGGATCCTTAAGTTCAGAGTCCAGCCAGGGTGGACTGAGATAGGTGAAGGGGTAGTTACAGGCTTGGAACCTCTGATCATCCTTCTTTCCCCAGAGCGGGGCCTCTGAGGATCTGCTGCTGCTCCTGAAAACTTGGAGGCCCCCAGCTGAGGAGTCAGATGCTCCGTTGACCCTGCAGGATGCCCAGGACTTGAGGGGTGTCCTTCTGACAGCATTTGCTTATCGCCAAGGCCAGCTAGCAATCTGACTTgtcccttcctccccactccctgtcTTAAGGGGTCCTCTGGGCTCATGTCTTCTCTATCCTCTACCCTTCAGCTCAGTAGAGCTTCTCTGTGCTCTTCTTCCCCATCATACCCCCTGCCCTATTGGCCTCTCTAAGCTCACACCCCGGTTGCCCACAGGCCTCCAGGAGCTGATCACAGGGAACCTACCCAGGGCACTGAGCAGCCTGCATGAAGCGGCCTCAGGTCTGTGCCCACGGCCTGTGTTGGTCCAGGTGTACACAGCCCTGGGGACCTGTCTTCGTAAGATGGTAAAGACAGTCCTAGGGTGGGTTGGGGAAACCAGGGGTGTTAGGAGCAGCTTTCTGCTTTGTGAGGGTAGCTGAGGCTTGTGTCCTCTCACCCCTCTAGGGCAGTCCACAGAGAGCTCTGCTGTACTTGGTTGCAGCCCTGAAAGGGGAATCAACCTGGGGTCCCCCGCTTCTGGAGGCCTCCAGGCTGTATCGGCAACTGGAGAACACGGCAGCAGAGATCGAGTGTCTGGAGCTGCTGGTTGAGGTAAGGAACTGTGTCGGGTGAAGATACGGGGACTGCTGAGATGCTTGTGTTGGGGTAAGTAGTCAAGGTGTAAGTAGAAGGAAGTATGGGTCCCAGAGATTATAGATATACgttcttctttttgttctctttagGCCTTGAGTGTCGCTCATATCCCTGAAGCCCCACAGCTTCTCATTGAAGTAGAGTTACTACTCCCACGACCTGACCCAGCCTCACCCCTTCACTGTGGCACACAGAGCCAGGCCAAGTACCTGCTAGCAAGCCGATGCCTACAGACGGGAAGGTGAGGTCCACCTTGCTCACCTGAGCTCCTCTTCCCACTTCTGGCACCTCCCCTGTGCTGTGACTCTGCTTCTGTTCTTACGAGTTGGGGGGATGGACAAGTCAGGGGCAGGACATGGGTCCCCACTCTCAGCTTCCTGCCTTGCTGCTGGACCTGAACTGAGGATTCTTTACCCAGACACTAATCTCCTGTATCTTGAAAACTCTAAAGTCTTCTCCCAAATCCAGTCTGTAAGTAGTAGAGATCCATACTGAGCCAGTGTTGGAGTCCCCAAACCTcgccctccccacaccccagggCCCTTAGCTAAAAGCCCTTGGAGTGCCCTGCTATGGCCTAAGGTGAGACTCATGGGTTATGACTCTTCAGGGCAGAGAATGCTGCAGAACATTACCTGGACCTGCTGGCCCTGTTGCTGGATGGCTCGGAGCCAAAGGTGGGTATGTCATGTTGCTCTGCAATGGGGTGGGAGGGTTGGAGTCTCCTTTGGAGTAGCGCAGGACTGCTTTTTCCTGACTTTTCCTCTGCTGTTCTTTCTGTCCAATCTGGGGCACCAGACTGGGAGGGTTCCCAGAGCAAGGGGGATCCGGGCAGCAAGCAATGGGTGGTCTCTGCATGATACCAGAGCCTGGTGAAGAGGTTGGGGGTGGTGGCTCATGTCTCTTCAAGACACTGcattctcctcccaccccagttctccccacccccatgccccccaGGGCCCTGTGTGCCTGAGGTGTtcttggaggcagcagcagcgcTGATTCAGGCAGGCCGAGCCCAGGATGCTTTGACCGTGTGTGAGGAGCTGCTTAGCCGCATGTCATCCCTGCTTCCCAAGAGGCCCCGGCTGTGGGAAGATGCCAGAAGAGGAACCAAAGAGTTACCACACTGCTCACCCTGGGTCTCTGCCACCTATCTGCTTCAGGGCCAAGCTTGGGTGCAACTGGGGGCCCAAAAGGAGGCAATTAGTGAATTTAGCCGGTGAGCCCAGGAAGCCAACCACGACCCTCCGGGAAATGTGGAGGGATAATTTTCTAATTGGAACCTGAGTTGGTGAGCTCCATTCTTATCTACTCACCCTAGAGTTTCTGAGGTTGACTCTTCTTTACCCCTGCTCTGTGTCCCACTTCAGGTGCCTTGAGCTGCTCTTCCAGGCCACACCCAAGGATAAAGAACAAGGTGATTTAGACTCTCAGTTTTCctctgtggtggtggtggtttcctCTCCATGTGTCCTAGCCCGCCAGGAGATTTAAGAGAAAGGGACTCCAAACACAAGAGATAGAGAGGGGACTTGAGGTGTTGGTGACAGTGTGGCTGGGAACACATGTCTTGACTTTGGGAGTGGTCCCCAGGGCCGGCTTCCAGCTGTGAGCAGGGGTGTACATCAGATGTGGCACTACAACAGCTTCGGGCAGCCGCCCTGATTAGTCGTGGACTGGAATGGGTGGCCAGTGGCCAGGATACCAAAGCCCTACAGGACTTCCTTCTCAGTGTGCAGGTGTGCCCAGGTATGTACATGTGCAAGACATCAACTATGCACAGATGCGTAAGGACAGAGAGGGCCGTGGGGGAGGTACTTGGGGATTAGTGTAAGAGTGATGTTCCTTGATAGGAGGGGTGAATGGGGTTGTGCCTGTATATATATAGGGATATATCCAGGTGTGCAGACATATGCAAGACATATACAAGTGTGTATGAAGGCCTCTCAGGAGTTCTCTAGGGTTCCCAGTGTCTTCAGACACAGAGACCATAACTGTGCTGAGAATGTGTTGGGCAGGAGCAGGGTCAGCTGAGCCCTTTGTCCTGAG
It contains:
- the FANCG gene encoding Fanconi anemia group G protein isoform X1; the encoded protein is MAHRTPPGSSASHASCLDLWREKNDQLVQQAKVAQDSGLSPRRQQLAQDALEGLRGLLHSLQGLPAAVSVLPLELTVICNFITLRASLAQGFTEDLAQDIQQGLERVLETQEQLKARLEHGLRGLWDSVLHVSSLLPELLPALHHLAGLQASLWLSTDRLGDLTLLLQTLNVSQSGASEDLLLLLKTWRPPAEESDAPLTLQDAQDLRGVLLTAFAYRQGLQELITGNLPRALSSLHEAASGLCPRPVLVQVYTALGTCLRKMGSPQRALLYLVAALKGESTWGPPLLEASRLYRQLENTAAEIECLELLVEALSVAHIPEAPQLLIEVELLLPRPDPASPLHCGTQSQAKYLLASRCLQTGRAENAAEHYLDLLALLLDGSEPKFSPPPCPPGPCVPEVFLEAAAALIQAGRAQDALTVCEELLSRMSSLLPKRPRLWEDARRGTKELPHCSPWVSATYLLQGQAWVQLGAQKEAISEFSRCLELLFQATPKDKEQGPASSCEQGCTSDVALQQLRAAALISRGLEWVASGQDTKALQDFLLSVQVCPGNQDASFHLLQTLRRLDRRDEATALWRRLEAQTELPQENAAWSLPLYLETCLGWIHRPDRETLLEEFRTSLLETRDL
- the FANCG gene encoding Fanconi anemia group G protein isoform X2 translates to MAHRTPPGSSASHASCLDLWREKNDQLVQQAKVAQDSGLSPRRQQLAQDALEGLRGLLHSLQGLPAAVSVLPLELTVICNFITLRASLAQGFTEDLAQDIQQGLERVLETQEQLKARLEHGLRGLWDSVLHVSSLLPELLPALHHLAGLQASLWLSTDRLGDLTLLLQTLNVSQSGASEDLLLLLKTWRPPAEESDAPLTLQDAQDLRGVLLTAFAYRQGLQELITGNLPRALSSLHEAASGLCPRPVLVQVYTALGTCLRKMGSPQRALLYLVAALKGESTWGPPLLEASRLYRQLENTAAEIECLELLVEALSVAHIPEAPQLLIEVELLLPRPDPASPLHCGTQSQAKYLLASRCLQTGRAENAAEHYLDLLALLLDGSEPKFSPPPCPPGPCVPEVFLEAAAALIQAGRAQDALTVCEELLSRMSSLLPKRPRLWEDARRGTKELPHCSPWVSATYLLQGQAWVQLGAQKEAISEFSRCLELLFQATPKDKEQGNQDASFHLLQTLRRLDRRDEATALWRRLEAQTELPQENAAWSLPLYLETCLGWIHRPDRETLLEEFRTSLLETRDL